A stretch of Calditrichia bacterium DNA encodes these proteins:
- a CDS encoding DoxX family protein: MSSSNIFSTWTNLGPQFHSALRVVAAFMFIQAGTMKLFAIPMGMPPDNSTAELLTQTGIGGILEFVGGTLMLLGLFTRPVAFILSGEMAVAYFQFHQPQALWPVENGGVGAVLYCFLWLYFSAAGAGPWSLDAMRNRRENS; this comes from the coding sequence ATGAGTTCTTCAAATATATTCTCGACGTGGACGAATTTGGGTCCACAATTTCACAGTGCGTTGCGGGTGGTTGCAGCGTTTATGTTTATCCAGGCAGGCACGATGAAATTATTTGCCATTCCAATGGGTATGCCGCCGGATAATAGCACTGCTGAATTGCTGACGCAAACCGGCATCGGCGGAATACTGGAGTTTGTCGGCGGAACGCTGATGCTGCTCGGGTTGTTTACGCGCCCGGTTGCCTTCATTTTGTCCGGCGAAATGGCGGTGGCGTATTTCCAGTTTCACCAGCCGCAGGCGCTGTGGCCGGTTGAAAATGGCGGTGTTGGTGCTGTATTGTACTGTTTTCTTTGGCTCTATTTTTCTGCTGCCGGCGCCGGTCCGTGGAGTTTGGATGCAATGCGTAATCGTAGAGAAAATTCATGA
- a CDS encoding DUF1801 domain-containing protein has translation MSSNKAETTVDDYILSQPEKVRTVLQQLRQMIKSAAPMAEEVISYKIPTYKHQGALVHFAAFPKHCSFIVVSKNILDRFKTELQPYKTTGTTIHFTPDNPLPEKVVSQIVQLRLAENAENAKNKSPK, from the coding sequence ATGTCGTCAAATAAAGCAGAAACAACCGTTGATGATTATATTTTGTCGCAACCCGAAAAGGTTCGAACGGTATTACAACAGTTGCGGCAAATGATAAAATCTGCCGCGCCAATGGCTGAGGAAGTCATCAGCTACAAGATTCCCACTTACAAACATCAGGGTGCGTTAGTCCATTTTGCCGCATTTCCAAAACATTGCTCATTTATAGTAGTGAGTAAAAATATTTTGGATCGATTCAAAACGGAATTACAACCCTATAAAACTACCGGTACTACTATTCATTTCACGCCGGATAATCCGCTGCCGGAAAAGGTGGTTTCACAAATTGTTCAATTACGGCTTGCCGAAAATGCGGAAAATGCCAAAAACAAATCACCAAAATAA
- a CDS encoding VOC family protein has protein sequence MRSNKPSAGHIYFEIQADEPKRACDFYSAVFGWQFVAAPGLPVEYYRITTGGSRGGLLKRPANTPPPECGTNAFVCSVEVDDFDKIAAKILVNGGQVALPKFAIPNTCWQGYFIDTEGNTFGIFEVDESAK, from the coding sequence ATGCGCAGCAATAAACCGTCAGCCGGACATATTTATTTTGAAATTCAAGCCGATGAACCGAAGCGCGCATGTGATTTTTACAGCGCGGTTTTCGGCTGGCAATTTGTTGCAGCACCGGGTTTGCCGGTGGAATATTATCGAATAACCACTGGTGGCTCACGCGGCGGATTACTTAAACGCCCGGCAAATACCCCGCCGCCGGAATGCGGCACCAACGCTTTTGTTTGCTCTGTTGAGGTGGACGATTTTGACAAAATCGCAGCTAAAATTCTGGTAAACGGCGGACAGGTGGCGTTACCCAAATTTGCCATCCCCAATACCTGCTGGCAGGGATATTTTATCGATACGGAAGGCAATACGTTTGGCATTTTCGAAGTGGATGAATCGGCGAAATAA